A genomic region of Streptomyces rimosus contains the following coding sequences:
- a CDS encoding polysaccharide deacetylase family protein codes for MLRAAPAAVAGALATGCATARTDTTAVRASGSPPPGGTGPPAPGARSPGAARPPTRAPGQPVQIQHGPSRGSAVALTFHGQGDPKTATALLGEAERAGARVTVLAVGSWLDEQPAMARRILDGGHELGNHTQRHLDICALPADAAYAEITGCAQRLRKLTGTIGSWFRPSRAQYATDLVIRLARRAGYPHVLSYDVDSLDADDPGAPVVRRTVLDRARAGSIVSLHLGHPGTVAALPPILDGLHRRGLRAVTTTELVT; via the coding sequence GTGCTGCGTGCCGCCCCGGCCGCGGTCGCCGGTGCGCTCGCGACGGGGTGCGCGACGGCCCGTACGGACACCACCGCCGTACGGGCCTCCGGCTCCCCGCCGCCGGGCGGGACCGGTCCGCCGGCTCCGGGAGCGCGCTCCCCGGGCGCCGCCCGCCCGCCGACCCGCGCCCCGGGCCAGCCCGTACAGATCCAGCACGGCCCGTCCCGCGGCAGCGCGGTCGCCCTCACCTTCCACGGCCAGGGCGACCCGAAGACGGCCACCGCGCTGCTCGGCGAGGCCGAGCGGGCCGGCGCCCGGGTGACCGTGCTGGCCGTCGGCAGCTGGCTCGACGAGCAGCCCGCGATGGCCCGCCGCATCCTCGACGGCGGCCATGAGCTGGGCAACCACACCCAGCGCCACCTCGACATCTGCGCCCTGCCGGCGGACGCCGCGTACGCCGAGATCACCGGCTGCGCACAGCGGCTGCGCAAGCTCACCGGCACCATCGGCAGCTGGTTCCGGCCCTCCCGCGCGCAGTACGCCACCGACCTGGTGATCCGGCTGGCCCGCCGGGCCGGATACCCCCACGTCCTCTCCTACGACGTCGACTCCCTCGACGCGGACGACCCGGGCGCGCCCGTCGTCCGGCGCACCGTGCTGGACCGGGCCCGCGCCGGATCCATCGTGAGCCTCCACCTCGGGCACCCCGGCACGGTTGCCGCGCTGCCCCCGATCCTCGACGGCCTGCACCGGCGCGGACTGCGCGCGGTGACGACAACGGAGCTTGTGACCTGA
- a CDS encoding YncE family protein has translation MADRTRIQDPKRVRGGRRAALLAVACALMAAGCSDGGTKAAHRSPGASAPAPPAKAARSLLPGMPPLLDEHDLYAADRPGKLAPQVKNFPSRVYVPNTGSDTVSVIDPKTYKVIETIPVGVQPQHVVPSWDMKTLWVNNNRGHDLTPIDPATGRSGRAVDVHDPYNLYFTPNGKYAVVMASMDKELVFRDPKTMEVRKTVPVTCAGVNHADFSADGKYFIVSCEFSAELLKVDTEKMKVVGQQKLPFRGAMPQDVKISPDGRTWYVADMMADGMWVLDGDKFEQPRLMPTGKGAHGLYVSRDSKTMYISNRGEGSVSLLDFKSGKLVDKWHIPGGGSPDMGGVSADGKVLWLSGRYNSEVYAMDTRTGKTLAKIPVGEGPHGLAVYPQPGRYSLGHTGIFR, from the coding sequence ATGGCTGACCGGACCCGTATCCAAGATCCGAAGCGTGTACGCGGCGGCCGCCGGGCCGCGCTGCTGGCCGTCGCCTGCGCACTGATGGCGGCCGGGTGCAGCGACGGCGGGACGAAGGCCGCCCACCGCAGCCCCGGCGCCTCGGCCCCGGCCCCGCCCGCCAAGGCCGCCAGGTCCCTGCTGCCGGGCATGCCGCCGCTCCTGGACGAGCACGACCTGTACGCGGCGGACCGCCCCGGCAAACTGGCCCCGCAGGTCAAGAACTTCCCCTCACGGGTGTACGTGCCGAACACCGGCTCCGACACGGTGAGCGTCATCGACCCCAAGACGTACAAGGTCATCGAAACCATCCCGGTCGGGGTGCAGCCGCAGCACGTCGTCCCGTCGTGGGACATGAAGACGCTGTGGGTCAACAACAACCGCGGCCACGACTTGACGCCGATCGACCCGGCGACCGGCAGGTCCGGCCGGGCGGTGGACGTGCACGACCCGTACAACCTCTACTTCACGCCGAACGGCAAGTACGCGGTCGTGATGGCCTCGATGGACAAGGAGCTGGTCTTCCGCGACCCGAAGACCATGGAGGTGCGCAAGACCGTCCCGGTGACCTGCGCGGGCGTCAATCACGCGGACTTCTCTGCGGACGGCAAGTACTTCATCGTCTCCTGCGAGTTCTCCGCCGAGCTGCTGAAGGTCGACACCGAGAAGATGAAGGTCGTCGGACAGCAGAAACTGCCGTTCCGGGGCGCGATGCCGCAGGACGTGAAGATCTCGCCGGACGGGCGGACCTGGTACGTCGCGGACATGATGGCCGACGGCATGTGGGTGCTGGACGGCGACAAGTTCGAACAGCCCCGGCTGATGCCGACCGGCAAGGGCGCCCACGGGCTCTACGTCAGCCGCGACTCCAAGACGATGTACATCTCCAACCGCGGCGAGGGCTCGGTGTCCCTGCTCGACTTCAAGAGCGGCAAGCTCGTGGACAAGTGGCACATCCCCGGCGGCGGCAGCCCCGACATGGGCGGGGTCTCCGCCGACGGCAAGGTGCTGTGGCTCTCCGGCCGCTACAACTCCGAGGTCTACGCGATGGACACCCGGACGGGGAAGACGCTGGCCAAGATCCCGGTGGGGGAGGGGCCGCACGGGCTGGCGGTGTATCCGCAGCCGGGGCGGTATTCACTGGGGCATACGGGCATCTTCCGGTAG
- a CDS encoding elongation factor G-like protein EF-G2, translating into MGEKRTHPGAAGRATSADQPTSLRNVVLVGHSGAGKTTLVEALALATGAVNRAGRVEDGGCLSDYDEIEHRQQRSVQLSLVPVDWGGIKINLLDTPGYADFVGELRAGLRAADAALFVVSAADGVDGATRMVWDECAAVGMPRALVVTHLEAARADFDQMTRLCGTTLGGDDPDAVLPLYLPLYGAAGADGHAPVHGLIGLLTQRVFDYSSGERVERAPEADELPLIEEARNRLIEGIIAESEDESLMDRYLAGEDIDLKTLVGDLETAVARGTFHPVLAAAPAAEGARQGLGTIELLDLIARGFPTPAEREAPAVTTPDGKPRPALTCDPAGPLVAEVVKTSSDPYVGRLSLVRVFSGTLRPDETVHVSGHGLQDRGHEDHDVDERIGALSAPFGKTQRSLTRAIAGDLACVAKLTRAETGDTLSDKDAPLLMEPWSMPDPLLPVAIQAHSKADEDKLSQGLSRLVAEDPTMRLEHNQGTHQVVLWCLGEAHVDVALERLRSRYGVQVDTVPYKVPLRETFGDKAAGRGRHVKQSGGHGQYAICEIEVEPLPGGSGIEFVDKVLGGAVPRQFIPSVEKGVRAQAARGVAAGYPLVDVRVTLLDGKAHSVDSSDAAFQTAGALALREAASDARIHLLEPVAEVTVLVADEYVGAAMSDLSGRRGRVVGTEQAGHGRTLVRAEVPEIEISRYAVDLRSLSHGTGRFHRSYARHEPMPPQLAARLREQEDEGS; encoded by the coding sequence ATGGGCGAGAAGAGGACACATCCGGGAGCCGCCGGCAGGGCGACATCGGCCGACCAGCCCACGTCCCTGAGGAATGTGGTGCTGGTCGGCCACAGTGGTGCGGGGAAGACGACGCTGGTGGAGGCGCTGGCCCTGGCGACCGGCGCGGTCAACCGGGCGGGCCGGGTGGAGGACGGCGGCTGCCTGTCGGACTACGACGAGATCGAGCACCGGCAGCAGCGGTCGGTACAGCTGTCCCTGGTCCCGGTGGACTGGGGCGGCATCAAGATCAATCTATTGGACACCCCAGGGTACGCCGACTTCGTCGGGGAATTGAGGGCCGGTCTGCGGGCAGCGGACGCGGCCCTCTTCGTCGTTTCGGCGGCGGACGGGGTGGACGGTGCGACCCGTATGGTCTGGGACGAGTGCGCCGCGGTCGGCATGCCGCGCGCGCTGGTCGTCACCCACCTGGAGGCGGCCCGCGCGGACTTCGACCAGATGACCCGGCTGTGCGGCACCACCCTGGGCGGCGACGACCCGGACGCCGTGCTCCCCCTGTACCTGCCGCTGTACGGCGCGGCGGGCGCCGACGGCCATGCCCCCGTGCACGGCCTGATCGGCCTGCTCACCCAGCGGGTCTTCGACTACTCCTCCGGCGAACGCGTCGAGCGCGCGCCGGAGGCCGACGAGCTGCCGCTGATCGAGGAGGCCCGTAACCGGCTCATCGAGGGCATCATCGCCGAGAGCGAGGACGAGTCCCTGATGGACCGCTATCTGGCGGGCGAGGACATCGACCTCAAGACGCTCGTCGGGGACCTGGAGACGGCGGTCGCGCGCGGCACCTTCCACCCCGTGCTCGCCGCGGCGCCGGCCGCGGAGGGCGCCCGGCAGGGGCTGGGCACCATCGAGCTGCTCGACCTGATCGCGCGTGGCTTCCCCACCCCCGCCGAGCGCGAGGCCCCGGCCGTCACCACTCCCGACGGCAAGCCCCGCCCCGCGCTGACCTGCGATCCGGCCGGCCCGCTGGTCGCCGAGGTGGTCAAGACCTCCTCGGACCCGTACGTCGGCCGCCTCTCGCTGGTACGGGTCTTCTCCGGCACCCTGCGCCCGGACGAGACGGTGCACGTGTCCGGGCACGGGCTGCAGGACCGGGGCCACGAGGACCACGACGTGGACGAGCGGATCGGCGCGCTGTCCGCCCCGTTCGGCAAGACGCAGCGCTCGCTGACCAGGGCGATCGCCGGCGACCTGGCCTGTGTGGCGAAGCTGACCCGCGCGGAGACCGGCGACACCCTGTCCGACAAGGACGCGCCGCTCCTGATGGAGCCGTGGTCCATGCCGGACCCGTTGCTGCCGGTCGCCATCCAGGCGCACAGCAAGGCGGACGAGGACAAGCTCTCGCAGGGCCTGTCCCGGCTCGTCGCCGAGGACCCGACGATGCGCCTGGAGCACAACCAGGGCACCCATCAGGTGGTGCTGTGGTGCCTGGGCGAGGCGCATGTGGACGTGGCGCTGGAGCGGCTGCGGTCGCGGTACGGCGTACAGGTCGACACCGTGCCGTACAAGGTCCCGCTCCGCGAGACCTTCGGCGACAAGGCGGCGGGCCGCGGGCGGCATGTGAAGCAGTCCGGCGGGCACGGCCAGTACGCGATCTGCGAGATCGAGGTGGAGCCGCTGCCCGGCGGCAGCGGCATCGAGTTCGTGGACAAGGTGTTGGGCGGCGCGGTGCCCCGGCAGTTCATCCCGTCCGTCGAGAAGGGCGTACGGGCCCAGGCCGCGCGGGGTGTGGCGGCCGGGTATCCGCTGGTCGACGTCCGGGTCACGCTGCTGGACGGCAAGGCCCACTCGGTGGACTCCTCGGACGCCGCGTTCCAGACGGCCGGGGCGCTGGCGCTGCGCGAGGCCGCTTCGGACGCCCGTATCCACCTGCTGGAGCCGGTGGCCGAGGTGACCGTCCTGGTGGCGGACGAGTACGTCGGCGCGGCGATGAGCGATCTGTCCGGGCGGCGTGGCCGGGTGGTGGGCACCGAGCAGGCCGGGCACGGCCGCACCCTCGTAAGGGCCGAGGTGCCGGAGATCGAGATCAGCCGGTACGCCGTGGACCTGCGCTCCCTCTCGCACGGCACCGGGCGCTTCCACCGGTCCTACGCGCGGCACGAGCCGATGCCGCCGCAGCTCGCCGCCCGGCTGCGGGAACAGGAGGACGAGGGTTCGTGA
- the pgsA gene encoding phosphatidylinositol phosphate synthase has translation MLNTYARAFFTRVLTPFAALLIRLGVSPDAVTLVGTGGVVAGALVFFPLGEFFWGTIVITLFVFSDLVDGNMARQLGRSSRWGAFLDSTLDRVADSAIFGGLALWYAGAGDSLWLCAVAIFCLASGQVVSYTKARGESIGLPVNVNGLVERAERLVITLVAAGLAGLHAFGVPGVQYLLPVALWVVAVGSAVTLAQRVVTVRRESAEADAIAQGGNSA, from the coding sequence ATGCTGAACACGTACGCGCGTGCATTCTTCACGCGTGTCCTCACGCCATTCGCCGCCCTGCTCATCCGCCTCGGGGTCAGCCCGGACGCGGTCACCCTCGTCGGCACGGGGGGTGTGGTGGCGGGGGCCCTGGTCTTCTTCCCGCTCGGCGAGTTCTTCTGGGGCACGATCGTCATCACCCTGTTCGTCTTCTCCGACCTGGTGGACGGCAACATGGCGCGGCAGCTGGGCCGGTCCAGCCGCTGGGGCGCCTTCCTGGACTCCACCCTCGACCGGGTCGCCGACTCGGCGATCTTCGGCGGACTGGCGCTCTGGTACGCGGGGGCCGGCGACAGCCTGTGGCTCTGCGCGGTGGCGATCTTCTGCCTGGCCAGCGGGCAGGTGGTCTCGTACACCAAGGCCCGGGGCGAGAGCATCGGACTGCCGGTCAACGTCAACGGACTCGTGGAGCGGGCCGAGCGGCTCGTCATCACGCTCGTCGCGGCCGGGCTCGCCGGACTGCACGCCTTCGGGGTACCCGGCGTGCAGTACCTGCTGCCGGTCGCGCTGTGGGTGGTGGCCGTCGGCAGCGCCGTCACCCTCGCCCAGCGCGTGGTGACCGTACGCCGGGAGTCCGCCGAGGCCGACGCCATCGCACAAGGGGGGAACAGCGCGTGA
- a CDS encoding phosphatidylinositol mannoside acyltransferase has protein sequence MTRPTRTVPDRIRTIIDREKLTDGAYALGWKAVRKLPEPAAKALGRRIADTVWKRRGKGILRLEANLARVVPDATPQRLAQLSRAGMRSYLRYWMESFRLPAWSKERIRGGFAPADVHHLVDGLKSGRGVILALPHMGNYDLAGAWVTTKLGVPFTTVAERLKPESLYDRFVAYREGLGMEVLPHTGGAAFGILARRLRAGGLVCLVADRDLSASGIEVKFFGEAAKMPAGPAMLAVQTGAMLLPVTLWYDESPVMRGRVHPEIEVPQTGTRAEKAAAMTQMMADAFASGIADHPQDWHMLQRLWLGDLEPREPARRTDVPDGGAPGTDGAPAGARRTERS, from the coding sequence GTGACGCGCCCGACTCGTACGGTCCCCGACCGTATCCGCACGATCATCGACCGCGAGAAGCTGACCGACGGGGCATACGCCCTCGGCTGGAAAGCGGTCAGAAAACTGCCCGAACCGGCCGCGAAGGCGCTGGGCCGGCGGATCGCCGACACCGTCTGGAAACGGCGCGGCAAGGGAATCCTCCGCCTGGAGGCCAACCTCGCACGCGTCGTACCCGACGCCACCCCGCAGCGCCTCGCCCAGCTCTCCCGCGCCGGGATGCGCTCCTACCTGCGCTACTGGATGGAGTCCTTCCGGCTGCCCGCCTGGAGCAAGGAGCGGATAAGAGGCGGCTTCGCGCCGGCCGACGTGCACCACCTGGTGGACGGCCTCAAGAGCGGCCGCGGCGTCATCCTCGCCCTGCCGCACATGGGCAACTACGACCTCGCGGGCGCCTGGGTCACGACCAAGCTGGGCGTGCCCTTCACCACCGTCGCCGAACGCCTCAAGCCCGAATCGCTCTACGACCGGTTCGTCGCCTACCGCGAGGGCCTGGGCATGGAGGTGCTGCCGCACACCGGCGGCGCCGCGTTCGGCATCCTCGCCCGGCGGCTGCGGGCCGGCGGCCTGGTCTGCCTGGTCGCCGACCGCGACCTGTCCGCCTCCGGCATCGAGGTGAAGTTCTTCGGCGAGGCCGCGAAGATGCCGGCCGGACCCGCGATGCTCGCGGTGCAGACCGGGGCGATGCTGCTGCCGGTCACCCTGTGGTACGACGAGAGCCCGGTCATGCGGGGGCGGGTGCACCCGGAGATCGAGGTGCCCCAGACCGGGACCCGGGCGGAGAAGGCCGCGGCCATGACGCAGATGATGGCCGACGCGTTCGCCTCCGGCATCGCCGATCATCCTCAGGACTGGCACATGTTGCAGCGGTTGTGGCTCGGTGACCTGGAGCCGCGCGAGCCCGCGCGGCGGACCGACGTGCCGGACGGCGGCGCGCCGGGTACGGACGGGGCGCCCGCGGGCGCACGGCGGACGGAGCGGTCTTGA
- a CDS encoding glycosyltransferase family 4 protein, producing the protein MRIGIVCPYSWDVPGGVQFHVRDLAEHLIRLGHEVSVLAPADDETPLPPYVVSAGRAVPVRYNGSVARLNFGFLSAARVRRWLHDGAFDVIHIHEPGTPSVGLLACWAAQGPIVATFHTSNPRSRVMIAAYPILQPALEKISARIAVSEYARRTLVEHLGGDAVVIPNGVDVDFFARAEPRPEWQGRTIGFIGRIDEPRKGLPVLMRALPRILAEVPDARLLVAGRGDEEEAVAELPAELRSRVEFLGMVSDEDKARLLRSVDLYVAPNTGGESFGIILVEAMSAGAPVLASDLDAFAQVLDQGEAGELFANESAEALAAAAVRLLGDPARLEELRERGSRHVRRFDWGTVGADILAVYETVASGAAAVATDERVGFRGRWGLARE; encoded by the coding sequence TTGAGGATCGGAATTGTCTGTCCGTATTCGTGGGACGTCCCCGGTGGCGTCCAGTTCCACGTACGGGACCTGGCCGAGCATCTGATCCGGCTGGGGCACGAGGTGTCCGTCCTCGCCCCGGCGGACGACGAGACACCGCTGCCGCCGTACGTGGTCTCCGCCGGACGCGCCGTACCCGTGCGGTACAACGGCTCGGTCGCCCGGCTCAACTTCGGCTTCCTGTCGGCCGCCCGGGTCCGCCGCTGGCTGCACGACGGCGCGTTCGACGTCATCCACATCCACGAACCCGGCACGCCGTCGGTCGGGCTGCTCGCCTGCTGGGCCGCGCAGGGCCCGATCGTGGCCACCTTCCACACCTCCAACCCGCGCTCCCGCGTCATGATCGCGGCGTATCCGATCCTGCAGCCCGCGCTGGAGAAGATCAGCGCGCGGATTGCGGTGAGCGAGTACGCGCGGCGCACCCTGGTCGAGCACCTCGGGGGCGACGCGGTGGTCATCCCCAACGGCGTCGACGTGGACTTCTTCGCCCGGGCCGAGCCGAGGCCGGAGTGGCAGGGCCGCACGATCGGCTTCATAGGACGCATCGACGAGCCCCGCAAGGGGCTGCCCGTCCTGATGCGGGCGCTGCCGCGGATCCTCGCCGAGGTTCCGGACGCGCGGCTGCTGGTCGCCGGCCGCGGCGACGAGGAGGAGGCCGTCGCGGAACTGCCCGCCGAGCTGCGGTCGCGGGTGGAGTTCCTGGGGATGGTCAGCGACGAGGACAAGGCGCGGCTGCTGCGCAGCGTGGATCTGTACGTCGCGCCCAACACCGGGGGTGAGTCGTTCGGGATCATTCTCGTCGAGGCGATGTCGGCGGGGGCGCCGGTGCTTGCCAGTGACCTCGACGCGTTCGCGCAGGTTCTGGATCAAGGGGAGGCGGGGGAGCTGTTCGCCAATGAGTCCGCGGAGGCGCTCGCCGCCGCGGCTGTGCGTCTTCTCGGTGATCCGGCGCGTCTGGAGGAGCTGCGGGAGCGGGGGAGCCGGCATGTGCGGCGGTTCGACTGGGGGACTGTGGGGGCCGACATTCTTGCGGTGTACGAGACGGTTGCTTCGGGGGCGGCGGCTGTGGCTACGGATGAGCGGGTGGGGTTTCGGGGGCGGTGGGGGTTGGCTCGGGAGTAG
- a CDS encoding VC0807 family protein yields the protein MTQPSRRRGPWGPLARSLTINAVLPLALFYVLRAQGAEQWLALLLSSAVPALRVVWTVATGRRTDSIDLFVAGLLAISAATSLISGSPRVLLLKDVGMSVALGAWITGSLLTQRPFAYHFGIRLGGETAATERDHLWQTTPALRKELRKLTALWGGGQLLDATVGVITALTLPVDVVPLIGRCQTAVVLGATVLITLRRARRFRARHGISLLGSRPSHQEPHRPALAKPTGGGV from the coding sequence ATGACTCAGCCCAGCCGGCGTCGCGGCCCGTGGGGCCCGCTCGCCCGCTCCCTCACCATCAACGCCGTACTGCCACTCGCGCTCTTCTACGTCCTACGCGCGCAAGGAGCCGAGCAGTGGCTGGCCCTACTGCTCAGCAGCGCAGTCCCGGCCCTACGAGTGGTGTGGACCGTAGCCACCGGCCGCCGTACGGACAGCATCGACCTGTTCGTCGCCGGCCTGCTGGCCATATCCGCCGCCACATCACTGATCAGCGGCAGCCCACGCGTACTCCTGCTGAAGGACGTAGGCATGTCGGTGGCCCTGGGCGCCTGGATAACGGGCTCACTGCTCACGCAGCGCCCATTCGCCTACCACTTCGGCATCCGGCTGGGAGGCGAAACAGCAGCCACCGAACGCGACCACCTGTGGCAGACAACCCCCGCCCTACGCAAGGAGCTGCGCAAACTCACCGCACTATGGGGCGGAGGCCAACTCCTCGACGCGACCGTAGGAGTCATCACCGCCCTGACGCTCCCCGTAGACGTGGTCCCGCTGATAGGCCGCTGCCAGACAGCCGTCGTACTGGGCGCCACCGTACTGATCACACTCCGCCGAGCCCGCCGTTTCCGAGCCCGGCACGGCATCTCCCTACTGGGTTCCCGCCCCAGTCACCAGGAGCCCCACCGACCCGCACTCGCCAAACCGACCGGAGGGGGTGTGTAA
- the pdxS gene encoding pyridoxal 5'-phosphate synthase lyase subunit PdxS, which yields MSTTPNATSATAAAGTPETGTARVKRGMAEQLKGGVIMDVVTPEEAKIAEDAGAVAVMALERVPADIRKDGGVARMSDPDMIDGIIEAVSIPVMAKSRIGHFVEAQVLQSLGVDYIDESEVLTPADEVNHSDKWAFTTPFVCGATNLGEALRRIAEGAAMIRSKGEAGTGNVVEAVRHLRQIKGEIAKLRGCDNNELYAAAKELRAPFELVKEVAELGKLPVVLFSAGGVATPADAALMRQLGAEGVFVGSGIFKSGDPAKRAAAIVKATTFYDDPKVVADVSRNLGEAMVGINCDTLPEAERYANRGW from the coding sequence GTGTCCACCACGCCCAACGCCACGTCCGCCACCGCTGCCGCCGGTACGCCCGAGACCGGAACCGCCCGCGTCAAGCGCGGCATGGCCGAGCAGCTCAAGGGCGGCGTGATCATGGATGTCGTCACGCCGGAGGAGGCGAAGATCGCCGAGGACGCCGGCGCCGTCGCGGTGATGGCCCTGGAGCGGGTCCCCGCGGACATCCGCAAGGACGGCGGCGTGGCCCGTATGTCCGACCCGGACATGATCGACGGCATCATCGAGGCGGTGTCCATCCCCGTGATGGCCAAGTCGCGTATCGGGCACTTCGTGGAGGCCCAGGTCCTGCAGTCGCTCGGTGTCGACTACATCGACGAGTCCGAGGTCCTCACCCCGGCCGACGAGGTCAACCACTCCGACAAGTGGGCCTTCACCACCCCGTTCGTCTGCGGCGCGACCAACCTGGGCGAGGCGCTGCGCCGGATCGCCGAGGGCGCTGCCATGATCCGTTCCAAGGGCGAGGCCGGTACCGGCAACGTCGTCGAGGCGGTGCGCCACCTGCGCCAGATCAAGGGCGAGATCGCCAAGCTGCGCGGCTGTGACAACAACGAGCTGTACGCCGCCGCCAAGGAGCTGCGCGCCCCGTTCGAGCTGGTCAAGGAGGTCGCCGAGCTGGGCAAGCTGCCGGTCGTGCTGTTCTCCGCCGGCGGTGTGGCCACTCCGGCCGACGCCGCGCTGATGCGCCAGCTCGGCGCCGAGGGCGTCTTCGTGGGCTCCGGGATCTTCAAGTCCGGCGACCCGGCCAAGCGCGCCGCCGCCATCGTGAAGGCCACCACCTTCTACGACGACCCGAAGGTCGTCGCGGACGTCTCCCGCAACCTGGGCGAGGCCATGGTCGGCATCAACTGCGACACCCTCCCCGAGGCGGAGCGCTACGCCAACCGCGGCTGGTGA
- the pdxT gene encoding pyridoxal 5'-phosphate synthase glutaminase subunit PdxT encodes MSNPTIGVLALQGDVREHLTALATADALARPVRRPEELAEADGLVIPGGESTTMSKLAVVFGMLEPLREFVASGKPVYGTCAGMIMLADKLLDGRADQETLGGIDMIVRRNAFGRQNESFEAAVEMAGVAGGPVEGVFIRAPWVESTGAAVEVLATYDGHTVAVRQGNVLATSFHPELTGDHRVHASFVDMVRRA; translated from the coding sequence ATGAGTAACCCCACCATCGGCGTGCTGGCCCTCCAGGGCGATGTGCGCGAGCACCTGACGGCGCTGGCCACCGCGGACGCCCTGGCCAGGCCGGTGCGCCGGCCGGAGGAGCTGGCCGAGGCCGACGGCCTGGTCATACCGGGCGGCGAGTCGACGACCATGTCCAAGCTGGCGGTCGTCTTCGGGATGCTGGAGCCGCTGCGGGAGTTCGTGGCTTCCGGCAAGCCGGTCTACGGCACCTGCGCGGGCATGATCATGCTGGCCGACAAGCTGCTGGACGGGCGCGCGGACCAGGAGACCCTGGGCGGCATCGACATGATCGTGCGCCGTAACGCGTTCGGGCGGCAGAACGAGTCCTTCGAGGCGGCCGTGGAGATGGCCGGCGTCGCGGGCGGGCCGGTCGAGGGCGTCTTCATCCGGGCGCCCTGGGTGGAGTCGACGGGCGCCGCCGTCGAGGTGCTGGCCACGTACGACGGGCACACCGTGGCGGTCCGGCAGGGTAACGTCCTCGCCACGTCCTTCCACCCGGAACTCACCGGCGACCACCGGGTGCACGCGTCCTTCGTGGACATGGTGCGCCGCGCCTGA
- a CDS encoding YebC/PmpR family DNA-binding transcriptional regulator, protein MSGHSKWATTKHKKAVIDAKRGKLFAKLIKNIEVAARMGGVDLDGNPTLYDAVQKAKKQSVPNKNIDSAIKRGGGLEAGGAEYETIMYEGYGPNGVAVLIECLTDNRNRAASDVRVAMTRNGGSMADPGSVSYLFNRKGVVIVPKGELTEDDVLGAVLDAGAEEVNDLGESFEVLSEATDVVAVRTALQKAGIDYDSADTNFVPTMQVELDEEGARKIFKLIDALEDSDDVQNVFANFDVSDEVMAKVDA, encoded by the coding sequence ATGTCCGGCCACTCTAAATGGGCTACGACGAAGCACAAGAAGGCCGTGATCGACGCCAAGCGCGGCAAGCTCTTCGCGAAGCTGATCAAGAACATCGAGGTCGCGGCCCGTATGGGCGGCGTCGACCTGGACGGTAACCCGACGCTCTACGACGCCGTCCAGAAGGCGAAGAAGCAGTCGGTCCCGAACAAGAACATCGACTCGGCGATCAAGCGCGGCGGCGGTCTCGAAGCCGGCGGCGCCGAGTACGAGACGATCATGTACGAGGGCTACGGCCCGAACGGTGTCGCGGTGCTCATCGAGTGCCTGACCGACAACCGTAACCGCGCGGCCTCGGACGTCCGCGTGGCCATGACCCGCAACGGCGGTTCGATGGCCGACCCGGGCTCGGTGTCGTACCTGTTCAACCGCAAGGGCGTGGTGATCGTCCCCAAGGGCGAGCTGACCGAGGACGACGTGCTGGGCGCGGTCCTGGACGCGGGCGCCGAGGAGGTCAACGACCTCGGTGAGTCCTTCGAGGTGCTCAGCGAGGCCACCGACGTGGTCGCGGTCCGCACCGCGCTCCAGAAGGCGGGCATCGACTACGACTCGGCCGACACCAACTTCGTGCCGACCATGCAGGTCGAGCTGGACGAAGAGGGCGCCCGCAAGATCTTCAAGCTGATCGACGCGCTGGAGGACAGCGACGACGTGCAGAACGTCTTCGCCAACTTCGACGTCTCGGACGAGGTCATGGCCAAGGTCGACGCCTGA
- the ruvC gene encoding crossover junction endodeoxyribonuclease RuvC translates to MKVLGVDPGLTRCGVGVVDGVAGRPLTMAGVGVVRTPADADIAHRLVLIERGIDEWLDEQRPDCVAVERVFSQHNVRTVMGTAQASAVAMLCAARRGLPVALHTPSEVKAAVTGSGRADKAQVGAMVTRLLRLDAPPKPADAADALALAICHIWRAPAVNRLQQAHAANRLQQAQAAARARPAPAGVRRTPARALGPRSEAPQKGTR, encoded by the coding sequence ATGAAGGTGCTGGGGGTGGACCCGGGGCTGACCCGCTGCGGCGTCGGCGTGGTCGACGGCGTCGCGGGCCGCCCGCTCACGATGGCCGGCGTCGGCGTCGTACGGACGCCCGCCGACGCCGACATCGCGCACCGCCTGGTCCTCATCGAGCGCGGCATAGACGAGTGGCTCGACGAGCAGCGTCCCGACTGCGTCGCCGTCGAGCGCGTCTTCAGCCAGCACAACGTCCGTACGGTCATGGGCACCGCCCAGGCCAGCGCGGTCGCCATGCTGTGCGCGGCGCGCCGCGGGCTGCCCGTCGCGCTGCACACCCCCAGTGAGGTCAAGGCCGCCGTGACGGGGTCGGGCCGCGCCGACAAGGCGCAGGTCGGAGCCATGGTCACCCGGCTGCTCCGGCTGGACGCGCCCCCCAAGCCGGCCGACGCTGCGGACGCGCTCGCGCTGGCCATCTGCCACATCTGGCGCGCCCCCGCCGTCAACCGCCTCCAGCAGGCCCACGCGGCCAACCGCCTCCAGCAGGCCCAGGCCGCCGCCCGGGCCCGCCCGGCGCCGGCCGGCGTCCGACGTACTCCCGCACGCGCTCTCGGACCGCGCTCC